In the Nocardioides marmotae genome, TCCCGGTCCCCGCCCGATCGACGAGCATCGCCGGTCGGAGGATGAGCCAGTCGAGGTAGCTCTCGCTCACGGTGACATCCACCAGCTTCTTCACCGCGAAGTAGAACTCCTTGTCCTCGTCGAGATCATCTCCGCGTCCCGCTTCAGGAAGCACCGACAGCAACGCGAATCGGGGCACGTCTGCGAGGCGGGTCGCCTCGAGCGCCTTGACGACACCCTCACCGTCGATCTCGGAGGTGTCCTTCTTGGCGCCGCCGTTCGATCCGGCGGCGAAGACCGTGACGTGGACTCCACTGAGCATGGGTGCAAGGGCCTCAGCCGACATGTCGGCGAGCTCGCCGACCTGCGCGACCGTACCTCGGGCTGCCAGCCTGTCCCGCTGATCTGCGCGGCGCACGAGCCCGAGGACCTCGTCGCCGCGGTCGGTCAGGTTCCGTGCCAGCAGCCCCCCGACGGCGCCGCTGACCCCGATGATGAACACCCTCAACGTCTGCTCCGTTCCCCATCTCGATCGGCTGTGCCCCAGGCCCTCGCGCTGCTCCTGATCGTCGCGAAGTCCCAGACTCACGCGGCAGCCCGCTCGTTCGCATCAGGGAGAAATGCCTAGTCTCATCAGCCCACGCTCACCAGGAGCTTCGGACCGTGGCCGGGTGTCCGCGGGTTCAGGGGAGCTGGAGCTCTCGGAGCTGTCGTCGCGAGGTGATGCCCAGCTTGCGGAAGATGTTGCGCAGGTGGGCCTCGATCGTGCGGGGGCTCAGGAACAGCTGACCGCCGACCTCCCGGGAGGTCGCGCCGGTGGCAACCAGCCGTGCGATGTTCAGCTCGTGGGCGGTGAGGGCGTCGGTCGGCTGGACGGTCCGTTTGCGGGGATGCTCGCCGGTGGCGCGCAGCTCGCGGGAGGCGCGCTCCGCGAAGGCCTCCACACCCATGTCGGACAGCATCCGGTGGGCGGTACGGAGTTGCTCCCGTGCGTCCTGGCGGCGACCTTCGCGGCGCAGCCACTCCCCGTAGACGAGGTGGGCGCGGGCGAGGTGGGCAGCCATCCGAGAGCTGCCCAGCCGCTCGATCGCCTCGCGGTAGTGCTCCTCGGCGGCAGGACCGGTCGTGGTCAGCGCCCGCGAGCGCGCCGCCAACCCCAGCGCGAACTGCGTCCCACTGGCGCGCGCCCGGGAGTCGAGCTGCGCCAACGCCGCCTCCGCGCGCTCCGGCTCACCGGCACGGACTGCCGCTTCGATGAACTCGGGCAACGCGCTGCTGCTGTGCGGGAACTCGTCGTTCTCCCACGGTTGGGTCGCAGTGGCGAGCGCTTGGTCGTAGTTGCCCAAGCCGTTGTGCAGGTAGGCCAGCGAGACCTGGCTCGAGCCGACCGTGGTGCCCTCACCCCGCTTCGTCGCCTCCGCCAGAACAGCCTCGTTGAGGTCGGCGGCTTCGGTCTGTCGGCCGCGCCAGGCAGCCAGGATGAACCTGGCATTGGGCAGCGGCGGGGCCCCGGTCGCCCGGGAGATGGCATCCTCCTCCGAGAGGAGCTCACCGGCACGGGAGAGCTCGCCGGCCAGCACCAGATAGACCGCCATGGCATTGAGTGCAGCGGGAAGCGTGGACAGTGCGCCTGTCTCGCGGGCGAGCGGGACGGCGCTGCTGGCCAGGGCGCGGAACGACTCGTCGTCCCACAGCATCACCGAGACATGGCAGGCCAGCCAGAGCCACCGACCGTGGTCGGGGCGACGCCCCGAATCGTCATGCCGGAGAGCCTCGAGAGCTTTCTGCAGCGTGGGAACGCTCGCCTCATAGCCTTGCGTGAACCTCAGGGTCAGTCCGTCCAGCAGCAGATCCACCGGCCGGAGGGGCGTGGGCGGCGGAGGGGCGTCTCGGGCAGCCTCGGCCACCTCCCGCAACCCGCGGCCCCGTGCGGCGAGCCGACCAGCGTGGAAGGACGCCTCGAACGCCTGCACGTAGGCTTCTCTCGCGCGCGCGGCGTCCAGCGGCGCCAGCGCCTTGGCCGCCTGGAGAAGCATCGTCGGCTCGTCGCTCCCGCGCCTGGTGTGGAACGCGATCTGTGCGCGCAGCAAGTCGAGGCGGGCGCGTGGCAGGGCGTCCAGTGGCCCGGTGTCGGCGACGCCCAGCAGCTCCAGAGCCACGTCGGATGCACCGGCGTCGTGCTTGGCGTGCGCGGCCTCCAGTGCCCGCCTCGCCCGGGCGGCTGGCTCGGGGGTCAGCACGACGGCTTGCTGCAGGAACGCGGCTGCAGCGGCCAGCCCGCCCCGGGCAAGCGCCCGGTCGGCTGAGTGCTCCAGCTCCGCGGCGGCGTCCTCGTCGGTGCCCTGCACCGCCTGCGCCCGGTGCCAGGCACGCCGATCAGGGTCGAGCAGGGGGTCGGTGGCGGCGGCCAGCGCTGCGTGCGCGCGGCGACGGTCCGGCGGTGTGGCGGCCCGGTAGATCGCCGAGCGCACCAGCGGGTGACGAAACCGCACCAGGGTGCCGATCTGGAACAAACCAGCGGCTTCCGCCGGCGCGGCCGCGCCCGGTTCGATCCCCAGCCGCGCCGCAGCGCGCCACAGCAGCTCCACCTCGCCGGTCGGGTCGGTGGCCGCGAGCAACAACAGCAGGCGCGTCTCGGCAGGCAGGCCGGCCGATCGGCGTTGGAAGCTGTCCGCGACACGATGTGGCACACCGCGCACGTCGGGGAGCTCGAACCCGCCGGCCAGCTGTGCGGCCTGCGCGCTGCGGGGCAGCTCCAGCAGCGCCAAGGGGTTGCCGCACGCCTCGGTGACGATCCGCTCGCGCACGGAGTCGTCCAGCGGTGTGTGAAAAGCTGACGCCAGCAGCTCCCGGGCATCGGTCCCGCCAAGCCGGGCCAGGTGCAGTGCTGGCAGCCCGGCGAAGTGCTCGATGTCGGCCTCGTCGGAGTCGCGAACCGCGGCCATCAACCCCACCCGTTCGGCCTCCACCCGCCGCGCCACGAACACCAGCACCTGAGCGGACGCCTCGTCCAGCCACTGCGCATCGTCGATGAGGCACAGCAGCGGAGCCTCCTCGGCAACTTCGGCCAGCAGGTTGAGGGTGGCCAACCCCACCAGGAACCGGTTCGGTGCGACACCGTCGCGCAGCCCGAACGCCACACCAAGGGCGGCCTGCTGCGGGTCGGGCAGCGCGTCGGCGCGGCCCAGCAGCGGCGCGCACAGCTGGTGCAGGCCCGCGAACGCGAACTGCGTCTCAGGCTCCACGCCGACCGCGCTCTCGACCCGAAAGCCCGAGCGGGCCGCGGCTCTGCGGGCGTACTCGAGCAGCGCAGTCTTCCCGATGCCGGCTTCTCCGCGCACCACGAGAGCCCCGCTGCGCCCGCGCTGTGCCTGCGCCAGCAGCTGCTCGACCGCTTCGGTCTCCGTGCGCCGGCCGACGAGGTGGGTCACCTTCGCTCCCCTCCGAGGTGGCACCGGACCGGGTCATCCTCGCCTATGCGAAGCGGTCACGTCCAAGGGTGTGGTCAAGCTCGTCGATGTCGGGATGTCGCGGGCCACCGGCGATCCGGCCGCGACGATGACCCACGCCCGGGCCTTCCTGGGGACTCCTGCGTACCTCTCGCCCGAGCAGGGTGCGCGGTGAAACCGCGGATGCCCGTAGCGATCGGTTTCAGTGCGCACCAGAGTTCAGGTGCCGGACTAGGTGGGCGTCACCTACGCGAACCACCGAGTCGTCACTTCCCCTGGCGGTCGGGACGGACGACTGGCAATGACGTCAGGGGTTGTTGCCGACGCGAACGCGCGGCCACCCGGGCGAACCTGATGGGGCAGCACCGAACGGGCGCTGCCAGGTCCGCCGGACCCAGCCACCCGGGAACGGACCCACCCGCGACCGCAACGGTTCGTGGAGACGAAAGGAACCGCCATGACCGGCTCTCGCGTCATCGAGGTCGAACAGCTGAACGTCACCTACGGCGACTTCGGAGCCGTCCGCGACCTGTCCTTCCACGTCCAGCGGGGCGAGCTCTACGCGTTGCTGGGCACGAACGGAGCCGGCAAGACGTCCGCGCTGGAGGTGATCGAAGGTCACCGCCGGGCCACGTCGGGCACGGTGCGGGTCTTCGGCACGAGCCCGCAGGACCGGCGCGCCGTGCGGCCGCGGATGGGCATCATGCTGCAGGAGAGCGGCTTGTCCCGCGACCTGACGGTGGGGGAGTCCGTCGGCCTGATCGGCGCGTTGAGCGGAAGGCAGGACGACGTCGACCGGGTGCTCGCTGTCTCCGGCCTGACCCGCAAGAAGAGCACGATCGTCGCCCAGCTCTCGGGTGGCGAGAAGCGTCGCCTGGACTTCGCCACTGCCGTGTTCGGCGGGCCCGAGCTGGTCGTCCTGGACGAGCCCACGACGGGCCTGGACATCCAGTCCCGTGATGCGCTCTGGGCCGCTGTCGATCGGCTGCGCGACGAGGGATCCACGATCGTCCTCACCACCCATTACCTGGAGGAGGCGCAACAGCGCGCCGACCGCATCGGGGTCATGCACGAAGGCACGTTGCGGAGCGAGGGCACTGTTGCCGAGCTGACCCAGACCTTGCCGTCGATCATCAGCTTCGCGCTGCCCCCCGGCTCCCCGGAGCCGCCGATCGTGGGTGCGCTCAATGGCGCCTTCCATGTCGAGACCTTCGACCTGCAGGGCGACCTCTACCGGCTCCTGGACTGGGCACACCACGCGCGCGTGGAGCTGCAGGTGCTGGAGGCCGGCCCGACCCGTCTCGACGACGTCTTCCGCGCCCTCGACCATGCCTGAACCCACGAGCCGACGCCACCACGGCGACGCTGCGCCACGAAAGGGAACCACCGCCATGTTCGAGATTGCTCGCAGTGAGCTGATCCAGATGCTCCGGAACCGGCTGGTCCTGGCGACCGGACTGGCCATCCCGATCGCCTTCAGCGCCTACGCCATCCATCAGCACGAGACCTTCTCCGAGGTCGGAAGCCCCGGTTACCTCGCGGCGATCGTGATGTTCGTCGTGATGGCGCTCGGGCTCTACACCACGGCGGTGACGACGCTGGCCTCCCGCCGGCAGGACCTCTTCCTCAAGCGGCTGCGCTCCACTGCGGCGAGCGATCCGGACATCATCGCCGGTCTGCTGCTGCCGCTCACCGTCATCGCACTCGTCCAGGTGGGCACGTTCCTGGCCGTGTTCGGCGTGGTCGCCACCAGTCCGGCTCAGATCCCCCTGCTGGTGGTGGCGATCCTGACGACGACGGCCATGATGGTCGCCCTTGCGCTGGCCACCGCGGGACTCACGAACTCACCCGAGCACGCCCAAGTGACCACCCTGCCGGTGAGCCTGGCGTTGGTCGCCGTGGCCAGCTGGGTCGGGATCACGGGCACCGAGAGCCTCGGCTACCTCAAGCGACTTCTCCCCGGCGGCTCAGCCACCGAGCTCGTCGTCAACGCCTGGGGAGGCGGTGTCCCCCTCGCCGACTCGTTGCCCCTCCTGCTCCCCACGATGGGGTGGGTCGTCGCCGCCGTGGCACTCGCCGTCCGGCTCTTCCGCTGGGAGCCTCGCCGATGAGCGCGAAGCGAGTCCTCGAGGGACGTTACGAGGTGGGTGACCTCCTCGGGCACGGCGGCATGGCCGATGTCTACTCGGGCCGTGACCTCCGCCTGGGCCGCCGGGTTGCGATCAAGGTGCTCCGCAGGGACCTCGCCCAGGACCCACTCTTCCGGGCCAGGTTCCGGCGCGAGGCCCAGACGATGGTCGGTCTCTGCCACTCGGCCATCGTCTGCATCTTCGACACCGGGTACGAGGAGGTCGGCGACGACTCGGCTGGCACGGTTCGTGTCCCGTTCATCGTCATGGAGCATGTCGATGGCTGGTCCTTGCGGGAGCTGGTGAGAAGGGGCGGACTGACCCTCGAGAGGTCGGTCCGGTACCAGCTCGGGGTCCTGTCGGCGCTGGAGTTCAGTCATCGAGCAGGTGTCGTCCATTGCGACATCAAGCCGGCCAACGTGATGGTCTCGTCCGAGGGTGCGGTCAAGCTCGTCGACTTCGGCATCTCGCGCGCTCGCGGCGATCTCGCGACAACGGTCGCCCAGGCATACGAGGTCCTGGGCACCCCTGCGTACATCTCGCCCGAGCAGGCCCGCGGTGAGGCTGCGGACGTCTGCAGCGACCTGTACTCCGCAGGCTGCTTGCTCTACGAGCTCCTGACCGGTCGGCCACCCTTCGCCGGTGATCCGCTCTCGGTCGCCTACCAGCACGTCCACGACGAGCCTGTGCCGGTGCGCACGGGCTTCGCCGGGGTCGACGCGGTGCTGGTGAAGGCGCTCGCCAAGTCCCCGACCGATCGGTTCCAGAGTGCGCGAGCCTTCAGGCAAGCGCTCCAGTCCGCGGCGAAGGGCAGCGTCCATCCCGAAGGCATCGGCGCTCACCCGGGCGCGCTCGAGACCGACCTGCCCGCCGCACCCGTGCCGGGCCGCCACGCCGGCATGGCCATCGCCGACTGCTGATCGCCGGCAGATCTAGGAGAGAGGAACAGATCATGGGATTCATCACCGTCGGAGACGAGAACAGCACGCCGATCGAGCTCTACTACGAGGACCAGGGCGCGGGCCAGGCCGTGGTCCTCATCCACGGCTACCCGCTGAGCGGCCGCAGCTGGGAGCGGCAAGCCCGCGAGCTGCTCGTCGCCGGATACCGGGTCATCACCTACGACCGTCGCGGCTTCGGCCAGTCTTCGAAGGTGGGGTCCGGCTACGACTACGACACGTTCGCCGCCGATCTGAACACCGTGCTCGAGACGCTCGACCTCCGCGACGTCATCCTGGTCGGGTTCTCGATGGGCACCGGCGAGCTCGCTCGCTACGTCTCGCGGTACGGCCACCAACGGGTGGCGAAGCTCGCCTTCCTCGCCTCGCTGGAGCCCTTCCTCGTCGATGACGACGACAACCCCGGGGGCGTGCCCCGGGAGGTCTTCGACGGGATCGTGGCCGCGGCGAAGGGTGATCGCTACACCTGGTTCGCGCAGTTCTTCTCCGACTTCTACAACCTCGAGGAGAACCTCGGCGGCCGCATCAGCCAGGGGGTCGTGGACGCCAGCTGGGCCGTCGCCATCGGCAGCGCTCCGGTTGCTGCGTACGCCGTCGTGCCCTCCTGGATCGAGGACTTCCGTGCCGACGTCGAGGCGGTCCGTGCCAGCGCCAAGCCGACTCTGATCCTGCACGGCACAGCCGACAACATCCTGCCGATCGACGCCACGGCCCGGCGCTTTCGCCTGCTCCTCCCGGACGCCGAGTACATCGAGATCGAAGGCGCGCCGCACGGGCTGCTCTGGACCCACGCCGACGAGGTCAACTCCGCGCTGCAGTCGTTCCTCGGCTGACCGATGAGCGCACGCGAGGAAGAAGCCCCATGAGATCAACCGACACCATCGTCGACGCTCTCCAGGCCCAGGCCCCAGGCGCGAGGATCGCCCGGTCAGGGCCGATCCAGGTGGCCCAGGACCTGGTCACCTACAGCTGGACGCTCACCGTCGGTGACGGGCCTGCGCTGGCCACCGGACGCGACGTGCTCATCGTGCGCGATGACGAGGTCGTCAGTCTCCACGTCGTCGTCGATGCGCCGTGATCACCCTCGGAAGGACCGACACATGACAGACATCCAGGTCGTCCACGACCCCTCCCGCCTGCGGTACCTGGCAAGCATCGGTGACGAACCGGCCGGCTTCGCCGAGTACATCCTCACCGACGAGCTGATCGTCTTCACCCACACCGACGTCGACCCACGGTTCGAGGGCGAGGGTGTCGGGTCGGCCCTCGCCCGGTTCGCGCTGGACGAGACCCGCGCCGCAGGCCAACGCAAGGTCATGCCGCTGTGCCCCTTCATCAAGGGCTGGATCGGACGGCATCGCGAGTACGTGCCGATGGTGTACGGCGCGCCCGAGTCGACGGCCAGGGACTGACATGGATCGAACGCCGCCACAAGAAGGGACGCCCACATGACCAGGACGCTCACGGACAAGTCCGGTGCGACCGTGGAGGTCACGATCGAGATCGGCAGTCAGGTCAGCTCGTACACGGTGAGCCTCGCCGATGGATCAACCGTGGGCCGTGCCGACTTCGTTGATTCTCCCAGGACAGGCCATGACCGGATCTTCTTCCACACCGAGGTGGATGAGGCGTTCGGCGGGCGAGGTCTGGCGGGGCTGCTGGTCCGTGAGGCGCTTGCCGACAGCATCCGCAGGCACGTCACCGTCGTGCCGCTGTGTCCGGTGTTCGCCCGCCACCTGAAGATCCACGGGAGTGAGTTCACCGCTCAGGGCGGGGTGTTCCGCCGGCCGACCCCCGCGGACTTCGCCCTCGTCACACGGGTCGCACGAGGCGGAGCATGAAGGAGGCGGAGCATGAAGGAGGCGGGGCAGTGCAGTCAGTCATTCCCGACTACCTGACCGAGGTACTGGCAGATGTCGAGTCGGATGTCTCCGGCGAGCCGGCGGGCTACATCCCCGAGCTCGCGGCAGCCGATCCCGATCGGCTCGGCGCGGTCTTCGCCACCCTCGACGGCAAGATCTACGGTGCCGGCGACGTCGATACGGAGTTCACGATCCAGTCGATCTCCAAACCGTTCACCTACGCGCTGGCACTGGCAGATCGCGGCTTCGGCCCGGTGCTGGCCAAGGTCGGTGTGGAACCCTCGGGTGAGGCGTTCAACCAGATCTCCCTCGAGCGTGAGAGCGGGCGCCCCCTCAACCCGATGATCAATGCCGGTGCCATCACCGCGCACTCGCTGGTGGGCTCGCAGGAGCTCGATCCGGCAGGACGCGCGGAGCGTGTGGTCGACGGCCTGTCCGCGTTCGCGGGGCGGCGGCTGAGCATCGACGATGCCGTGTGCGCCTCCGAGATGGAGCACGCCCATCGGAATCTGGCCATTGCGCACATGCTCCGCAGCTACCACATCCTCACCGAGGACCCGAGGGGCGTCGTCGACGGCTACATCCGTCAATGCTCCGTCCTGGTCACCGTGCGGGATCTGGCGATGATGGCCGCCACCTTGGCCAACCGTGGAGTGAACCCCGTCTCGGGCGATCGGGTGATCGGCGAACGGGTGGTGCGTCAGGTGCTGAGCGTCATGGCCACCTGCGGGATGTACGACTCGGCCGGTGACTGGGCGACCCAGGTCGGCATCCCGGCCAAGAGCGGGGTGGCCGGCGGGTTGATCGGCGCGCTGCCTGGCCAGATCGGGATCGCCACGCTCTCACCACGGCTGGACGCCCACGGGAACAGCGTTCGCGGGGTGTCGTTGTTCGAACGCTTCTCCTCCGACATGGGTCTGCACGTGATGGAGGTACCGGCATCCGCGCCTGCGGTCGTACGTGCCAACCACGTGGTGGACGGCGGACGGCACGCAGTCCGTGTCATCGCGCTGCAGGGTGGGATCCGCTTCGCTGGAGCCGAGAGGATCGTGCGGGAGATCGTGGACGCCGCACCCGCCGAGATCAAGGTGGCTCTGGACCTCACCATGGTCTCTTCGATCGACGACGTGGCACGACGCATGGTGCTGGAGGTCGCGCGTCGGCTCACGTTGGACGGCCACGAGGTCTTCCTCGTCGATCCTGAAGCGCTCGTTCCAGATCCCGACCCCGGAGAGGGGGGCCGAGTCACCGTTGTCGAGGACCTTCAGCACGCCGTCCGTGGGCTCGTCGACAAGCATGAGCCGGGTCCTGGCTCGACGTCGGACAAGAAGCAGAGAGGGCCAGCGTGAGCAACGTCGAGCAGCACCCCGAGGAAGAGGTGAGCGCCGCAGAGCCGGCCGATCGTCCCGAGATCCTCGAGCCGCGTGAGGTCCCGTTGGGAGGTCAGCGAGCGTTGATGGTCCGGCGCACGCTGCCACAACGCGCGCGCAGCCTCCTCGGCGCATGGTGCTTCGCGGACTCCTTCGGTCCGACACCGGCATCCGCAGCGCGGACCATGGACACACGTCCGCATCCGCACACCGGACTGCAGACCGTCAGCTGGCTGTACGCCGGGAAGCTCGAGCACCGCGATTCCGTGGGCAGCCTGAGCTCCATCGTTCCCGGCCAGGTGAACCTGATGACCGCAGGGCGGGGCATCCAGCACTCGGAGGTCTCGACCGAGGACGCCCGAGGCCTGCACGGTGTGCAGCTGTGGGTCGCTCTGCCCGAGGCGCACCGATGGACCGAACCGTCGTTCGAGCACTACGTGCCGCCACCGGTCACGCACGGTGACGCCACCGTGCGTGTCTTCCTCGGTGACCTCCTCGGACAGTCGGCCCCGCTGACGACGTTCAGTCCTCTCGTAGCGGCACAGATCGATCTTCCTGCCGGCGGTGAGGTGCGCCTCCCCGTGAGCTCCGCCTTCGAGCACGGCCTGCTCGTCGACGCAGGGGAGCCGGCGCTGAACGGGATCGAGGTCGGTGCCGACCAGCTCTGCTACGTCCCTCCGGGATCTGGAGAGCTCGTCATCCGCGCGGGCGACGCCGCCGTGCGTGCGCTGCTCCTCGGCGGGGAGCCGCTGGGCGAGGAGATCGTCATGTGGTGGAACTTCGTCGGCCGGAGCCACGACGAGATCGTGGCCTTCCGTCGGGAGTGGCAGTCCGAGGTCATCGGAGGGGCCAACCCGTCCGGGCGATTCGGCGTCGTCAGGGGGTACGACGGTGACCCCCTGCCTGCCCCGGTCCTCCCGAACGCGACGCTTCACCCACGTCACTGACGAGACAGCCATGGCGGTCACGTTGCTCGACGGGCGCCGGCCGGCGGTGCACAGCCTCAACCTCCACGACGGGGTTCCGTCTCCGTGGTCGGCCGCGCCCGGCCGAGGGTCGCTCGCAACGCGTCGCGGCCGGGACGAGCCGTACGCGCTCGTCGGCGGGCCGTGACCCCGTCCGCCGGCCGCGGCGGGGCGCGTCCCTAGAGTGAGGGCCATGACGGCACCGGGCTCCGCGGACTGGCGGCGCTACGACCCGCCCGACCTGCCGCGCGTGCTCGACGCCGCATTGCAGTGCTTCGCCGAGCAGGGCTACCACGGCACGAGCATCCGCGACCTCGCTGCGACGGCAGGGCTCTCGGTGCCCGGCGTCTACCACCACTACCGGTCCAAGCAGGAGATCCTGCTCGCGCTGATGATGGCGGTGATGGACGAGCTGCTCGCGCGCAGCGAGGCGGCGCTGGCCTCGGCGCCGGACGAGCCGTCCGCGCGGTTCGACGTGCTCGTGGAGTCGCTGCTGCGGTTCCACATGTTCCGTCGGCAGCAGGCGTTCGTGGCGAGCAGCGAGATCCGCAGCCTGGCCCCGGAGAACCGCGAGGCGTACGTCGGCCGCCGCGACACCCAGCAGCGGATGATCGACGACGTGGTGACGGCGGGGGTCGAGGCCGGCGTGTTCGGCACGCCGTACCCGCTCGACGCCGCGCGGGCGGTCTCGACCCTGTGCGTCGGGGTGGCCTCCTGGTATCGCGAGGACGGCCCGCTCGCCCCCGACGAGCTGGTCGCCCGGCACCTGGTGCTGGCTCGCGGGCTCGTCCAGGCCTGAGCCGTCGTTGACGGGGGCGGTCACCCGCTGCCAAACTGACCGAGCGAGCGATCGGTCGGTCGCTCGCCAACGAGGAGGATCGACATGAGTGACCCCGCAGACCTGGTGGACCGGACCCGAGCGTTCGTGCGCGAGCACGTCCTGCCGGTCGACGACGCGCACGACGGCGACATCGAGGCCGCGGGCGGCGACGAGCTGCGCGTGAAGCTGCAGGAGCAGGCGCGCGCCGCGGGCGTCTTCGCCCCGCACGCGCCGGTCGACTGCGGGGGCCTCGGCCTCGGCATGGTCGAGCGCTCGGCACCCTTCGAGGAGGCCGGCTACTCGCTCCTCGGGCCGCTGGCGACCGGCATCGCCGCACCCGACGAGGGCAACGTGCACCTGCTCGCGCACGTCGCGACCGACGCCCAGCGGGCGACGTACCTCCAGCCGCTCGCGCGCGGCGAGGTCCGCTCGGCCTTCGCCATGACCGAGCCGGCGCCCGGCGCCGGCAGCGACCCGGCCGCGCTGCTCACCCGCGCGACCAAGGTCGACGGCGGCTGGGTGGTCAACGGCCGCAAGTGGTTCATCACCGGCGCCGACGGCGCGTCGTTCTTCATCACCATGGCCCGCACCAGCGGCGAGCCCGGCGGGGCCGGCGCCTCCGGCTCGGGCGGCGCCACGATGTTCCTGATGCCCGCCTCGACCGAGGGGCTCGAGGTCGTCCGGCACGTCGGCACCGTGGACCGCTCGATGATCGGCGGCCACTGCGAGGTCACCTACACCGACGCCTTCGTCCCCGACTCCGAGGTCCTCGGCGGGGTGGACGAGGGGTTCCGCTACGCCCAGGTGCGGCTCGGCCCCGCCCGGATGACCCACGTGATGCGCTGGAC is a window encoding:
- a CDS encoding NAD(P)H-binding protein — translated: MFIIGVSGAVGGLLARNLTDRGDEVLGLVRRADQRDRLAARGTVAQVGELADMSAEALAPMLSGVHVTVFAAGSNGGAKKDTSEIDGEGVVKALEATRLADVPRFALLSVLPEAGRGDDLDEDKEFYFAVKKLVDVTVSESYLDWLILRPAMLVDRAGTGTIALGPAQPHDEISREDVAATLAALLHEPLIRRQILELTQGSTPIEAAVHANIR
- a CDS encoding BREX system ATP-binding domain-containing protein, yielding MPPRRGAKVTHLVGRRTETEAVEQLLAQAQRGRSGALVVRGEAGIGKTALLEYARRAAARSGFRVESAVGVEPETQFAFAGLHQLCAPLLGRADALPDPQQAALGVAFGLRDGVAPNRFLVGLATLNLLAEVAEEAPLLCLIDDAQWLDEASAQVLVFVARRVEAERVGLMAAVRDSDEADIEHFAGLPALHLARLGGTDARELLASAFHTPLDDSVRERIVTEACGNPLALLELPRSAQAAQLAGGFELPDVRGVPHRVADSFQRRSAGLPAETRLLLLLAATDPTGEVELLWRAAARLGIEPGAAAPAEAAGLFQIGTLVRFRHPLVRSAIYRAATPPDRRRAHAALAAATDPLLDPDRRAWHRAQAVQGTDEDAAAELEHSADRALARGGLAAAAAFLQQAVVLTPEPAARARRALEAAHAKHDAGASDVALELLGVADTGPLDALPRARLDLLRAQIAFHTRRGSDEPTMLLQAAKALAPLDAARAREAYVQAFEASFHAGRLAARGRGLREVAEAARDAPPPPTPLRPVDLLLDGLTLRFTQGYEASVPTLQKALEALRHDDSGRRPDHGRWLWLACHVSVMLWDDESFRALASSAVPLARETGALSTLPAALNAMAVYLVLAGELSRAGELLSEEDAISRATGAPPLPNARFILAAWRGRQTEAADLNEAVLAEATKRGEGTTVGSSQVSLAYLHNGLGNYDQALATATQPWENDEFPHSSSALPEFIEAAVRAGEPERAEAALAQLDSRARASGTQFALGLAARSRALTTTGPAAEEHYREAIERLGSSRMAAHLARAHLVYGEWLRREGRRQDAREQLRTAHRMLSDMGVEAFAERASRELRATGEHPRKRTVQPTDALTAHELNIARLVATGATSREVGGQLFLSPRTIEAHLRNIFRKLGITSRRQLRELQLP
- a CDS encoding ABC transporter ATP-binding protein — translated: MTGSRVIEVEQLNVTYGDFGAVRDLSFHVQRGELYALLGTNGAGKTSALEVIEGHRRATSGTVRVFGTSPQDRRAVRPRMGIMLQESGLSRDLTVGESVGLIGALSGRQDDVDRVLAVSGLTRKKSTIVAQLSGGEKRRLDFATAVFGGPELVVLDEPTTGLDIQSRDALWAAVDRLRDEGSTIVLTTHYLEEAQQRADRIGVMHEGTLRSEGTVAELTQTLPSIISFALPPGSPEPPIVGALNGAFHVETFDLQGDLYRLLDWAHHARVELQVLEAGPTRLDDVFRALDHA
- a CDS encoding ABC transporter permease; amino-acid sequence: MPEPTSRRHHGDAAPRKGTTAMFEIARSELIQMLRNRLVLATGLAIPIAFSAYAIHQHETFSEVGSPGYLAAIVMFVVMALGLYTTAVTTLASRRQDLFLKRLRSTAASDPDIIAGLLLPLTVIALVQVGTFLAVFGVVATSPAQIPLLVVAILTTTAMMVALALATAGLTNSPEHAQVTTLPVSLALVAVASWVGITGTESLGYLKRLLPGGSATELVVNAWGGGVPLADSLPLLLPTMGWVVAAVALAVRLFRWEPRR
- a CDS encoding protein kinase domain-containing protein; amino-acid sequence: MSAKRVLEGRYEVGDLLGHGGMADVYSGRDLRLGRRVAIKVLRRDLAQDPLFRARFRREAQTMVGLCHSAIVCIFDTGYEEVGDDSAGTVRVPFIVMEHVDGWSLRELVRRGGLTLERSVRYQLGVLSALEFSHRAGVVHCDIKPANVMVSSEGAVKLVDFGISRARGDLATTVAQAYEVLGTPAYISPEQARGEAADVCSDLYSAGCLLYELLTGRPPFAGDPLSVAYQHVHDEPVPVRTGFAGVDAVLVKALAKSPTDRFQSARAFRQALQSAAKGSVHPEGIGAHPGALETDLPAAPVPGRHAGMAIADC
- a CDS encoding alpha/beta fold hydrolase, encoding MGFITVGDENSTPIELYYEDQGAGQAVVLIHGYPLSGRSWERQARELLVAGYRVITYDRRGFGQSSKVGSGYDYDTFAADLNTVLETLDLRDVILVGFSMGTGELARYVSRYGHQRVAKLAFLASLEPFLVDDDDNPGGVPREVFDGIVAAAKGDRYTWFAQFFSDFYNLEENLGGRISQGVVDASWAVAIGSAPVAAYAVVPSWIEDFRADVEAVRASAKPTLILHGTADNILPIDATARRFRLLLPDAEYIEIEGAPHGLLWTHADEVNSALQSFLG
- a CDS encoding GNAT family N-acetyltransferase, which encodes MRRDHPRKDRHMTDIQVVHDPSRLRYLASIGDEPAGFAEYILTDELIVFTHTDVDPRFEGEGVGSALARFALDETRAAGQRKVMPLCPFIKGWIGRHREYVPMVYGAPESTARD
- a CDS encoding GNAT family N-acetyltransferase, which translates into the protein MTRTLTDKSGATVEVTIEIGSQVSSYTVSLADGSTVGRADFVDSPRTGHDRIFFHTEVDEAFGGRGLAGLLVREALADSIRRHVTVVPLCPVFARHLKIHGSEFTAQGGVFRRPTPADFALVTRVARGGA
- a CDS encoding glutaminase, which gives rise to MKEAEHEGGGAVQSVIPDYLTEVLADVESDVSGEPAGYIPELAAADPDRLGAVFATLDGKIYGAGDVDTEFTIQSISKPFTYALALADRGFGPVLAKVGVEPSGEAFNQISLERESGRPLNPMINAGAITAHSLVGSQELDPAGRAERVVDGLSAFAGRRLSIDDAVCASEMEHAHRNLAIAHMLRSYHILTEDPRGVVDGYIRQCSVLVTVRDLAMMAATLANRGVNPVSGDRVIGERVVRQVLSVMATCGMYDSAGDWATQVGIPAKSGVAGGLIGALPGQIGIATLSPRLDAHGNSVRGVSLFERFSSDMGLHVMEVPASAPAVVRANHVVDGGRHAVRVIALQGGIRFAGAERIVREIVDAAPAEIKVALDLTMVSSIDDVARRMVLEVARRLTLDGHEVFLVDPEALVPDPDPGEGGRVTVVEDLQHAVRGLVDKHEPGPGSTSDKKQRGPA